CCGGCGGCTCGGTGTTGATCGACGTCGTCGAACCGGAGTTCCTCTACGGGCTTCGATCCCCCGGTGAAACGGTCTACTACGACGCTCGCGAGCCGCCAAACAGCAGTCTGAGCGATATCGCGAAAAATCTCGAGGAGTAGGTGACCAAACCCCGCCGCGGTTCCCCGTCCAGAGTCGGGGCCGTTACTGGTCGTCCGCCCGGAGCTGCGGCAGGAACTCGTACAGCAGCAGCCCGAACGCCAGATGCTGCACCATCGCTCGTTCGACGGTCGTGCGAACGTACTCCTCGTCTTCGATGGAGTACTCTCTCGTCTGGACTTTCGCGTGCATCGCCAGGACGTCTCGTTCCTCCAGGTCGTGGAGACGGGGGGAACCGTTCCGGGGCTCAGTTGCGTTTCGAAGATCCGAGAGAGGTCGGAGAGGAGTTCCGTGCCGCGTGTCCCGTCGTGAAGCGCGACGAACAGGAGGAGAATCTCCTCGAGGAGATTCTCCTTGACGAGCGCCTCGTCGAACCGGACACCGCCGACCGACAGCGCATCGTCTAGCCGTTTCCACAGTTCGTCGAACGTCTGGTCGACATCGTCGGTCGACTCGAGATCGGCGTCGAACCGCCTATCGTGTGACACCCGTTTTGCGTCCGCCAGTGTTTCTGATAGCGCTCCGAATACCGATTCGGGGTCAGGGGGAGTCTTGCGCATTAGTGGTCAGTAGTACGGCTGTGTTTACGCGTCGCCTCTCAGAGGCATCCATCGTGCGTCGACCGTTGGTAGATAGTAGCCACTGAGAATCAGTGCACACCCGATCGCAGGACGGCTGTGAGATCGGTGTGGAAACCGTTTCAGTTGGTACTATAGAGCGAATCCCGCGTCACTGTTACATTCTCGAACTGGCGGATAACAAACATCATCTACAGACGCATTCGCAAGTCACGTTCACGAGTTCGTTAACCGCGTCCTGAAAGTAGCGAAGAAATGGCGTCAGAAGGGGCGCGTGATACTCGCCGCGTCCGATCTCGAGCTTCGAGCCGGGTTGCGTGGACCTTCCTGGCACGACGTTCGGCGGCCCGTCCGCGCCGACGAATGACGCGCCCTTTTTCCCACTCGAGCGACGAACAGGGCCCATGAGCAATCCACGTGCGGAGTTTCTCGCCGGCGAACGGCCGGACGACGTCGCGCTGTTCCTGGCCGACTCCTACGTCTCCGACGAGCGCTTCGAGAAGTTCGGCGATCCAGTCGAGAACGGCATCGTGATGGTCGTCGACGGTGAGAGCGGCCGGAACGCGTTCGAGGCCGCGACCGGCACCGACGCGATGGGCTTCGCGAAGACCGCGATGCAACGGGAGGGAGCGATCGTCGAGGACCTCACCGATGGCACCTGTCCTAACGCGGACGACGACGAGAGACACGAGCCACAGTTCATCTTCGCCTTCGCGGAGGAACAGAACGAGGACGTCGGCGGCATCTACGCCGAAGGCGCCGTCGTCCACGCCTACGCGCAGTGCACCTGTGAGACGGCGTACTCCGACCGCTGGAACGCCACCGACGAGTGAGCTCCGAGTCGGCCGCAATCGAGCGCGATCGGCTCCGAGCGAGCGTGAGCAACCGTAAGGAGCAGCCTTTTCCTGTCAGCCCGGATAGTAACGGACAATGAGTTCCTTCGAAACTCCACACGAGACCGAGCGCGGCTTCGGGCTCTCGAGTCGCGAGGTGCAGGTGATCGGCGGTGCGAGCGGGCTGATGGCGATCACCGTCGCGCTGATGTACGTCTTCGCGATGACGCCGCTCGCGGTCGTCAACAGCTACCTGTTCGCGGCCCCGATCGTCGGCGTCCTCGTCTACGGTGCCGCGATCATGGGCGGCGAGATCGTCGCCGAACGCGGCGTCACGAACGGCGACATGGGAATCGCGTTCATCGGAATGGTGATTCTCCAGCTCGCCTTCGGGATCTTCGGTGCGGGAGTCATCTCGTTCGCACCGCCGGACGCTCGACTCACGATCCTCGGCGTGACGGCGATCGTCACCGCGATCCTGACCGCCCTGATCTCGGGCTACGTCTACGCGCGCTCGACGACGTTCGAGCACTGGGGGAAGTTCGCGAACTTCGCGTTCCTCGGCGGGATCGGCGTGATCCTCGTCGGAACGTTCATCCTTCAGGAGCTGTTGCTGGTCGGCTTCGTCCTGATCTTCCTCGGCTTCATGCTCCGGCTCGGGTACGAGATCTGGCAGGTCCGGGACAAGCGCGACGCCTCGGTCGCCCTGCAGACGATCGGCGTCTACATCGCCGTCGCCGGTGTGTTCGTCCACGTCCTGCAGCTGGTGATGCGGTACTTCCTCTCGCAGAATTGATCCCGAAGGCGTCTCGAGACGCCCCCTGGCGACGAACGCGGCGTTACGCCGACTCCGACTCTTCGTCCGCCGCGGACGCTTCACCGGACTCCGACCGCTCGTCCCGTTCGTCCGCCGCCTCTTCTGCTTCCTCCGCTTCGGCGACGTCCCGGAACGCGTCGAGCAGGACCTGCTTCGCGACCGCGCCGCGGGAGGTCCAGTGCATCGCGTAGTCGAGCATGTCGTCGTAGATGTCGGGCTTGCAGCCCGCGGCCTTCGGGTGGCCGCCGCCGTTGACCTGCCCCGCGACGTCGTGGCAGCGCTGGAACGCCTCGGTTCCGCGGATCGAGGCCGAGCCGGCGGGTTTGACGATGATCGAAGCGTCGGCACCGCGCTCGCGCATCGCCTCGGCGACCTCGTTCTGCGAACAGCGGCCGTAGGTGATACCGACGGTGTAGCCGCCGATCTCGCGGAACTCCGAGCGGCCCACGGCCTGTTCGATGAGCGCCTCCTTCTCGACGCGCCGGTCGCCGAGGAACTCCTGGACCCACTCGGGCAGGTCGACGCCGTACTCGCGGACGACCTCGACGTACTCGGCGGGGTCGGTCCAGTAGGCGTAGTCGGCGAGGTCGTCGCTGCGCGGATCCTGGCGCAGCCAGAGGTCGTGATCCCGCGTCACGGCGGCCAGTTCCTCGTACATCGGGGAGAACTCGTACTCGAGCGAGCGGTAGACGACGTCGGCCGTACACTCCTCGTCGGAGTCGCCGACGACGAGGTCGACGCCGGCCTCCCGGACCGCCTCGGCGACGTCGTCGCCCCACTGGTGGTGGTCGTACCACGAAACCCGGTCCGCGGTCTCGACGGCCGCGTCGAGTTCGTCCTCGACGTACTCGTACCGGTCCGGGCAGAGGTCACAGACGAAGAGATCGATGCCGTCGTCGCCGTACTCGGCGACCCGCGCCAGGGCGTCCTCGACGTCGTGGGGGCTCGCCGGGATGAGCGCGACGCCGTGTGGCGTCGGTTCGGGCTCCTCGAGCGGGTCGTCGGCGCTTCCGGCGGCGAGGACGACGTTCTCCTCGTCGGCGTCGTTCGCCGCGTCGGTCACGCCGTCCGACTCGTCGCCGTCGTCTGCCGGTTCCGGGACGTTCCGAACGTCGTCGTACGCCTCGCGGAGCAGCGCGACGCAGGCCAGTCCGTCCGCGTCCGGATCGGCGACGACCGCGACCTCGGCACCCTCGAGGGCCGCTTCGGTCTGCTCGTCCTCGAGATCCTCCTCGACGTCGTCGGGAAGGAAGAAGCCGGTTCCCGGGAGCACCGATTTCCGGGCGAGCGGGAGGTCGCCGCTGTCGATGAGTTCGTCGTACATGTCCCGGAATGAGGGATCCGGTGGGAAGTAACCGCCGGTCTCGGCCCCGAAAGGGTCCGAGTCGTGGTTCTCAGGCGTCCGCGGCGGCGTCGTCGGTCGTCTCGAGCTGTCTGACTGTCAGTACGGGGACGGGCGAACGGCGGACGACGCGCTCGGCGACGCTGCCCAGCAGCAGGCGATTCTCTCCGTGGCGGCCGCGGGTCCCGGTCGCGAGGACGTCGGCGTCGACTTCGCGCGCGTACTCGCAGATCTCGGCGGCGGGGCGTCCCTCGCGGACGGCGGTCGTCACCTCGGCGTTCGTCCGGCTTGCGACGGTGGCGATGGCGGCGTCGGCGGTCGTCTCGAGAGCGGTGCGCAGTTCCTCGCGGAGCTGTTCCGGCGAGGCGTCGACCTCGCTCGCGTCGATCACCGAGAGGGCGTGAACGTCGGCGTCGAACCGGTCCGCGAGATCGAGAGCGACGTCGACGGCGCGGTTCACGCTGTCGGAGCCGTCAGTCGCGACGACGACCGTGTCGAACATACCTCAATCTACGAGCGAGGCGGCTTAAACACTCACCATCGCACCCGACCGTCGGCGACGGTGGGGAGTCTTTTTGACGCCGGGCCACACACTGCCGCGTATGGACGACAGCGAGCCGTTTACCGTCGACACGGTTCTCGCCCCGGTCGACGGCAGCGAGGAATCCGCGACTGCCGTCGAGTACGCCGTCGCCGTCGCCGACCGATACGACGCATCCGTTCACGCGCTGTTCGTGCTCGGACGTGGCGTCGTCCGCGGGTTGGACGCCGGAACGGTCGAGGAGGCCGCCGTCGCCGACAGCACGCAGGGATTTCTCGACGATATCGGCCGCATCGCCGCCGACAACGGCGTCTCACTATCGACGTCGGTCGATCACGGGTTCTCGACGACGCAAAAGACTCGCCATCCCGGTAACGTCATCCTCGACATCGCCGATACCGTCGACGCCGACTGCATCGTTCTGCCGCGAGAGCCCGTGACCGGGACGTCCGCGGAGGTCCTCGAAAAGGCCGCCGAGTACGTTCTCTCGTACGCGAGCCAGCCCGTCCTGTCGGTGTAGCCGCGCTCACTCGAGTCGGATCCCCATCTCCTGCTCGAAGCTCTCGGTCCCGGTCGGCTCGAAGCCGACGCGCTCGTAAAGTGCGATCGCCGGCGTGTTCCAGCGTTCGACCGTCAGCCACACGTGTTCGATGCCGCGCTCGCTCGCGTGCCCGAGCAGGTGGTTCAGAAGCGTCGTACCGATCCCCGCGCGCTGGTAGTCCTGCAGGACGAAGATCGCGAGTTCCCACTCGGTGTCGCCCGCTTCGGCGATCGTCGACGGATCGTCGACGTCGGGAACGAGCACCGCGTGGGCGACGACGTTCTCGCCGTGATAGGCGACGACGTTGACGCTGTTCTCCGCGATCGTCTCGAGCCAGTCACGGATCCGTTCCTCGCCGGTCGGCGGGATCCCCTGGGCCCGGTCGGCGGGGTCGAACTCCGCGTACATCTCGACGGTATCGTCGAGGGCCTCCCCCTCGATGCCGTCGACGGATCGAATCTCGATCTGCCGGCCGGACTGATCCTCGGCGGTCCTCGGCGGGGCGGGAAACGGACCGGATCGTTCGTCCGGGTACACTCGTTCGACCATCGTTATCGCACCAGTTTGACCGTCGTCGGCGCGTTCAGCAGGACGAACTCGGTGACCGAGCCGAGCTGGATCTTCCCCATCGGGCTCTGGGTGCCGCCGCCGATCACCAGCTGATCGAACTCGCCCTGTTCGGCGTAATCGACCAGCGAGCTTCCCGGATCGCCCTCGAGCCGTTCGATGGGTGCGTCGAGACCGGCTTCCGACAGGAGTTTCTCGGCCTGGCGGTACATCTCCTCCTGTGTCCGATCCGTTTCGGATTTCTCGACGACCGCAACGGTGAGTTCGTCGCCGGTCTGACCGGTTCGCTCGATCGTCCGGCGCAGCGCCTTGACCGACTCGTCGCTTCCCGCGAGACCCAGCAGCACGTTCATGCGTACGTGTGTGAGCCGGTGGACGAAAACCGTTGTGCCGATCGACCGGTTGCAAGGGAGTTGATGGAAGCGGAAACTGAACGCTCCAGTGGCTGTCGCAGATGACGCGGATGACGACGACGTTAAGAGTGCGTGGAGAATACGTTGACCGAATGAGTGACGCAGCGCTCGATGTCGTCGAGTTCGTGCTCACGACGAGCGTGTATTCGGACGACAGGACGCTGGACGAGAACGATCTCCCGCCGTCGTATCGTCGGGTCTTCTGGACCGGCGGGAGCGAAGGCAGCGACGACGACGACGACCGGACGCGCACCGGAATTAGCCGTCCGCTCTCGGCGACGAACAGCACCGCGCGCGAGGCGACCGGCGTCGACCGCCCCTGGGAAGCCATCTCGGGCCTGATGTTCACCGACCGCGACGAGTTCTCGGGGACGATCACGCTCACGCAGGAGGAGATGGCCGAGCAGTGGTACGTGGATCGAGTCGACACCGAGCGCATGCTCGAGAACCCGACGCTCGCGAAGTACTTCGCGGCACACGACGAGTACGACGTCGACGTGAGCCACGAGGAAGCCCGCGAACAGAACCGCCCGATCCAGGCGGATCGAGTCTGGATCGACGGCCTGCTCGAGGAGTACTTCGACGAGGAGGACGACGAGGAGATGCTCGATCTCGTCGACGTTCGCGCGCCCGAAGAGCTCGACGTTACGCTCGACGATCTCGTCCTCACGGAGGGCCAGGAGGCCGAGATCGACAAGATCGCGAAGGCGATCGAACACCGCGACTACCTCGCGAATATCGGGCTGCGCGAGATCGGCAAGCTCCTGTTCGTCGGTCCGCCGGGGACCGGGAAGACCTCCACGGCGCAGGCGCTAGCCCAGGACATGGACCTGCCGTTCGTCGAGGTCAAACTCTCGATGATCACGAGCCAATACCTCGGGGAGACGGCAAAGAACGTCGACAAGACCTTCGAGGTCGCAAAGCGGCTCTCGCCGTGTATCCTCTTCATCGACGAGTTCGACTTCGTCGCCAAGACCCGCCGCAGCGACGAGCACGCCGCGCTCAAGCGAGCCGTCAACACCCTGCTCAAGAGCATCGACAACATCTCGCTCATCCAGGACGACGTCCTGCTCATTGGCGCGACGAACCACCCCGATCAGCTCGACGCCGCCGCCTGGCGGCGGTTCGACGAGATCGTCAACTTCCCCAAGCCCGACTACAACATGCGGGCGGACATCCTGCGGGTGATCACCCGACAGATGCGGATCGACGAGTTCGATCCGGAACTCATCGCCGAGGCTACCGAGGGGCTGACCGGCAGCGACCTCCGGATGGTCCTTCGCGAGGCCGTCCTCGAGGCGCTGACCGAGGACCGGACGATGCTGACCCAGGACGACCTGTTAAACGCCGTCGAGGAGTTCGAGGAGCGGGACAACCTGAAAAACATGGACATGATCGAGGGCGATCACGACGCGCTCGTCGCCGGCGGCGACGTCGGAAAGGCGAGCGACGGGAGCGGCCACTCCCACGACCACGACCACGATCACTGAGCGGTCGAGCGAGCGCAACGATCAACTGGTCGGCCGGTGTCGAGCGCACATAACGCATGTACGACTTCCACGCGCACACGAGCTACTCCGACGGGACGTTTCTCCCCAGCATGGTTCGAGCGGCCGAGTCAGCGGGTCTCGAGGGAATCGGCTTCACGGATCACTGTTCGATCAGCGCGCGTACGGAGGCTAACGCCGTCCGTAACCGATACGGCTTCAATCTCGACATCACCTACGAGCGGCGTCTAGATGCCATCGAACAGGTCCGCGAGGGGACCGAGATCGACGTCTACGACGCCGTCGAGATGGACTACGACCCCCGCGACGCGGCCGAGATAGAGGCCTTTCTCGAGGAGGCCGACTTCGACTACACGATCGGGAGCGTTCACTCCGTCGAGGACGAGAACGTCCAAGTCGTCTCGAACTTCGAGGAGCTGACCGAGTCGGACCGCGATGCGGTCGTCGACGACTACGTCGAACAGCTGATCGCGCTCGTCGAATCGGAACTGTTCGACGTCGCGGCCCACCTCGACCTGATCGAGCGGACGCCCCCGTTGCGCGGGCTGGCAACGGTGGACCACTACGAGGAGGTCGCGCGAGCGTTCGCCGACTCGCGGACGATCCCCGAGATCAACGCCGGGCGGGCGACGACGGCGGCCGAGATCGTCCACCCCGACGAGGAGTTTCTCGAGGCGTTGCGCGAGTACGACGTCCCGATCACGCTCGGCACGGACTCCCATCGGCCCGGCGAGATCGGCGAACGGGCGACGTTTCTCGAGGAATTCGTCGCGACCCACGACCTCGAGCCGGTCGAACCGCCGGCTCTCCAGTAACCGCGTGAGCGGGCGGACGTCGGCGACGCCATCCTTTTCCGCTCCCCGTCCGACGTCCCGGTATGACCACCGATCGGAACGTCTTCGGGGGCGAACTCGAGCCCTGTAGCACCGACCCGACGACCGGCTTCCTGCGGGACGGTTGCTGTCGCCGCGTCGAGTCGGACCGCGGCCGTCACGAGCTCTGTGCCGTCCTCACCGAGGAGTTCCTCCAGTTCAGCGCGGCCCAGGGGAACGATCTCACGACGTCCCGACCCGAACTCGAGTTCCCCGGTCTCGAGCCGGGCGACCGCTGGTGTCTCTGTCTCGCGCGCTGGCTCGAGGCCGAGGAAGAGGGCTGTGCGCCGCCGGTGGTGCTCGAGTCGACCCACGAGGCCGTCCTCCGGGACGTGGAGCCGGACCTCCTCCGCGAACACGAGTACGACCGGCGAGCGAGCGACGATCGAACGGGGACGGACTCCGACTCCGGGATGAAGTCGTCGAAGTGAATCGACGAGACGGCCTCGCGGACGACGTCTTCGGAGCGTATCGGACGAACGGCCGTTACGCGTCGGGTGACCACAAAGTATATTCTACCTACCACTGACCGTCCTGGTAGAAGGGTGGACAGCGGGTAGGGGTACTCGAAATTTCTGTCCACCGATTTATCGACCGCTGAGAGACGTCTCTCCCTCCGTCCAGTCCGTCATACGAGTCTTCCGACGTCGCCACCGTCGCTCACGGAGCGGATCGGCGCAGCGGTTCGTTCGGACTCCGTATTCGGGACCGTGGTCTCGACGGCTATCGGTGAACTCGAGCGAGAAGCGCGGACGATGCGATCGGTGTGGAACTCGTTTCAGTTGGTACGAGAGCACTGCCAACGGATGACAGGAGTCGATACCACCGATCCCGGAGCGAGCGGGGAACACCCTTTATACGACGGCTCCGAATGATCGCCCAATGAGCGATGGAACGGAACAGACGGACGCCCCGGCGGCGTTCGCCGAGCGAGCGCAGGCGGAACACGGCGAGTCGATCCGTCACCTCGTCGCGTTCGGGAGCGCCGTTCGCGGCGACGACCGCGGCGTCCACGCCGAGGTGGAGATCCTGCTGGTGCTCGAGGAGACCGACTGCGAGCGCGAACTCGAGGCGCTCGCCCGCGACGTCGGGCTCGAGCACGGCGTCGTGTTCTCGGTTCACGTCCTGCCGGTCGAACGGTACGAGGCCCGCGAGGAGCACTCGTTCATCCGAACGGCCTTCGAGGAAGGGCAGGTGTATGTGTAGCCGCCGGCGGTTCGACGACGTATCCGAGCCGACGCGTGAGCGCGATGCGACAGGCGACGAGGACGAGTAGCGATGTCGATGCGCGTCACCCTGCTCGGAACCGGCGACACGACCGGGACGCCGACGGTCGGCTGTGACTGCGAGACCTGTCGACTCGCTCGCGATCGCGACGTCGAACGCACCCGGTTCTCGGTTCACGTCGAAAACGAGCGCACCGGCGAGTCGCTGCTGGTCGACTTCAGCCCGGACTTTCGCTACCAGTTCCTGCGCGACGACGTTCCCCTGCCCGACGCCGGGATCATCACCCACGTCCACTTCGACCACCTCGACGGACTCGGGAACGTCTTCCGGGTGTTCGACTCGCTGGACGTCTACGCGGCGGACGAGACCGATCCCGAGACCGGTCAGAGCGTCGCGGAGACGGTCGACGACGACTACCACTACCTCAGGACGATCTCGGTTCAGCCGACGACGCCGCTCGAGACGGTCCGCATCTGCGGTCTCGACGTGACGCTCGTCCCGGTCGACCACCCGCCGCTCGTCTGTTACGGCGTCGCGATCGAGGATCCGGAAACGGGCGCGAAGCTGTCGATCACGGGCGATACGACGTACGACGTTCCCGAACGCTCCCGAGAGGTGCTCGCCGGTCCCGACCTCCTGCTGGCCGACGGAATCGTGCCGGCGAGTCTCTGTTCGTCCCACCCGATCGGCGGGCGACACGAGGGTCCCGACGGCGTCCCGAGAACGTTCGGCACGAAACACACGACCCGCGAGGGGGCGCTCGCGCTGGCCGAGGAACTGGACGCGAGCCGAACGCGGCTCGTCCACGTCGCACACTTTTATCCCGCGAGCGAGGCGTTCGAGGATCCGCTCGCGATCGACGGCGAGGAGTACGTGATCTGACGACGCCCCGTACCGACGAATAGGTTTATGTCGACCCCCTCCGAAATCCGGACTATATTGCCGCCACCGAACGCTACTGATCGAGTCGACGTCGGGTCGCGACTGCAACTCGACATCTGGCATCCCGACTGCTGGACGCTCGAGGTCACGGCGAACGCTCCCGGCGGATTGCTCGGCCACGGCGTCCACCGGATCGACGACATGGCGACCGGTCGGTTCACGGCTTACGCCCGGTCGACCGGGGAACTCGAGGAACTCGTCGACGCGGTCGGCGCGTCGTCGCTGGTGGATTCGGTCCGGACGGTCGACCAGAACCACGCGACGGAAGCCGTGACGTCCGGAACCGAGAACGCGACGACCGGACTCATCGTGCAGTACGACCTCGCCAACAGCATCAACGACGCGCTCGTCTCGCGCGGCTTCATCCCCGACGAACCCGTTCGGATCGCCGACGGGCGCGAGTACTGGACGGTCGTGACGCACGAAGACCGGGAGACGGTCGCGAAAAAACTGGACGAAGTTCGCGAGGAGCACTCGGCGGACGTGACCGTCGAGTCGATGACGACGCTTCGCGACGACGTTGCGGACGGCATGTTCCGAACCGACCGACTCTCGGAGCGCCAGCGGGAGGTGTTCGAACTCGCCCGAAACAGGCACTACTACCGCTGGCCGCGCGAGGTGTCGGCCGCGGAACTCGCCGCGGACCTCGACATCGCGGAGTCGACGTTTCTCGAGCACCTGCGGAAGGCGGAGGCGAAACTCCTCGATCCCTCACAGTAGGAGGTTCGCCGTCGCTGCACCACCGTGCTTCGATCCCGGTGTATCTAGGGAGGGGACATAATCCGCTCCCCGATCCATGTCACCACATGGCAGAGAACGACTCGAAGTCCGGACGGAGTCTCTCGCGCGACGTCGGTCCGTTCGCCGCGATCGCGACCGTCGTCGCCGGGACGCTCGGTGCCGGACTGTTCGTGACGATCGGCACGGCCAGTTCGACTACCGGACCCAGCGTGATCCTCATCATCGCGCTCTCGGGGCTGATCGCGATGGCCATCGCAATCAACTACAGCTGGCTCGCGACGATTTTCCCGGCGGCGGGATCGACGTACTCCTACGTCTCGCGGGCGTTCCGGAACCGCCTCGGCGGGTTCGTCGCGACGTGGTCGCTCTGGCTCGGGTACATGGCCGCCGTCG
This DNA window, taken from Natronococcus sp. CG52, encodes the following:
- a CDS encoding ATP-binding protein produces the protein MSDAALDVVEFVLTTSVYSDDRTLDENDLPPSYRRVFWTGGSEGSDDDDDRTRTGISRPLSATNSTAREATGVDRPWEAISGLMFTDRDEFSGTITLTQEEMAEQWYVDRVDTERMLENPTLAKYFAAHDEYDVDVSHEEAREQNRPIQADRVWIDGLLEEYFDEEDDEEMLDLVDVRAPEELDVTLDDLVLTEGQEAEIDKIAKAIEHRDYLANIGLREIGKLLFVGPPGTGKTSTAQALAQDMDLPFVEVKLSMITSQYLGETAKNVDKTFEVAKRLSPCILFIDEFDFVAKTRRSDEHAALKRAVNTLLKSIDNISLIQDDVLLIGATNHPDQLDAAAWRRFDEIVNFPKPDYNMRADILRVITRQMRIDEFDPELIAEATEGLTGSDLRMVLREAVLEALTEDRTMLTQDDLLNAVEEFEERDNLKNMDMIEGDHDALVAGGDVGKASDGSGHSHDHDHDH
- a CDS encoding DUF5807 family protein; the protein is MSNPRAEFLAGERPDDVALFLADSYVSDERFEKFGDPVENGIVMVVDGESGRNAFEAATGTDAMGFAKTAMQREGAIVEDLTDGTCPNADDDERHEPQFIFAFAEEQNEDVGGIYAEGAVVHAYAQCTCETAYSDRWNATDE
- a CDS encoding DUF2237 family protein; its protein translation is MTTDRNVFGGELEPCSTDPTTGFLRDGCCRRVESDRGRHELCAVLTEEFLQFSAAQGNDLTTSRPELEFPGLEPGDRWCLCLARWLEAEEEGCAPPVVLESTHEAVLRDVEPDLLREHEYDRRASDDRTGTDSDSGMKSSK
- a CDS encoding universal stress protein, producing the protein MNVLLGLAGSDESVKALRRTIERTGQTGDELTVAVVEKSETDRTQEEMYRQAEKLLSEAGLDAPIERLEGDPGSSLVDYAEQGEFDQLVIGGGTQSPMGKIQLGSVTEFVLLNAPTTVKLVR
- a CDS encoding universal stress protein — protein: MDDSEPFTVDTVLAPVDGSEESATAVEYAVAVADRYDASVHALFVLGRGVVRGLDAGTVEEAAVADSTQGFLDDIGRIAADNGVSLSTSVDHGFSTTQKTRHPGNVILDIADTVDADCIVLPREPVTGTSAEVLEKAAEYVLSYASQPVLSV
- a CDS encoding universal stress protein, with translation MFDTVVVATDGSDSVNRAVDVALDLADRFDADVHALSVIDASEVDASPEQLREELRTALETTADAAIATVASRTNAEVTTAVREGRPAAEICEYAREVDADVLATGTRGRHGENRLLLGSVAERVVRRSPVPVLTVRQLETTDDAAADA
- a CDS encoding PHP domain-containing protein; this encodes MYDFHAHTSYSDGTFLPSMVRAAESAGLEGIGFTDHCSISARTEANAVRNRYGFNLDITYERRLDAIEQVREGTEIDVYDAVEMDYDPRDAAEIEAFLEEADFDYTIGSVHSVEDENVQVVSNFEELTESDRDAVVDDYVEQLIALVESELFDVAAHLDLIERTPPLRGLATVDHYEEVARAFADSRTIPEINAGRATTAAEIVHPDEEFLEALREYDVPITLGTDSHRPGEIGERATFLEEFVATHDLEPVEPPALQ
- a CDS encoding DHH family phosphoesterase → MYDELIDSGDLPLARKSVLPGTGFFLPDDVEEDLEDEQTEAALEGAEVAVVADPDADGLACVALLREAYDDVRNVPEPADDGDESDGVTDAANDADEENVVLAAGSADDPLEEPEPTPHGVALIPASPHDVEDALARVAEYGDDGIDLFVCDLCPDRYEYVEDELDAAVETADRVSWYDHHQWGDDVAEAVREAGVDLVVGDSDEECTADVVYRSLEYEFSPMYEELAAVTRDHDLWLRQDPRSDDLADYAYWTDPAEYVEVVREYGVDLPEWVQEFLGDRRVEKEALIEQAVGRSEFREIGGYTVGITYGRCSQNEVAEAMRERGADASIIVKPAGSASIRGTEAFQRCHDVAGQVNGGGHPKAAGCKPDIYDDMLDYAMHWTSRGAVAKQVLLDAFRDVAEAEEAEEAADERDERSESGEASAADEESESA
- a CDS encoding MBL fold metallo-hydrolase, with the protein product MRVTLLGTGDTTGTPTVGCDCETCRLARDRDVERTRFSVHVENERTGESLLVDFSPDFRYQFLRDDVPLPDAGIITHVHFDHLDGLGNVFRVFDSLDVYAADETDPETGQSVAETVDDDYHYLRTISVQPTTPLETVRICGLDVTLVPVDHPPLVCYGVAIEDPETGAKLSITGDTTYDVPERSREVLAGPDLLLADGIVPASLCSSHPIGGRHEGPDGVPRTFGTKHTTREGALALAEELDASRTRLVHVAHFYPASEAFEDPLAIDGEEYVI
- a CDS encoding GNAT family N-acetyltransferase, translated to MVERVYPDERSGPFPAPPRTAEDQSGRQIEIRSVDGIEGEALDDTVEMYAEFDPADRAQGIPPTGEERIRDWLETIAENSVNVVAYHGENVVAHAVLVPDVDDPSTIAEAGDTEWELAIFVLQDYQRAGIGTTLLNHLLGHASERGIEHVWLTVERWNTPAIALYERVGFEPTGTESFEQEMGIRLE
- a CDS encoding helix-turn-helix domain-containing protein, with the protein product MPPPNATDRVDVGSRLQLDIWHPDCWTLEVTANAPGGLLGHGVHRIDDMATGRFTAYARSTGELEELVDAVGASSLVDSVRTVDQNHATEAVTSGTENATTGLIVQYDLANSINDALVSRGFIPDEPVRIADGREYWTVVTHEDRETVAKKLDEVREEHSADVTVESMTTLRDDVADGMFRTDRLSERQREVFELARNRHYYRWPREVSAAELAADLDIAESTFLEHLRKAEAKLLDPSQ